The genomic stretch AACTTCAAGGCCATGTTTCAAGCCTAGAGAAGGAAGTTGAGAAGAGAGCACGTGGTTTTGAAGCTGATGTGGAAGCCCTCACACGCTCCAAAGTCGAGCAGGAGAAGAGAGCAATAAGGGCTGAGGAAACACTGAAGCAGATGAGGTGGAAAAATGCCAATGCAGCAGAGCGGCTGCAGGATGAGTTCAGGAAGCTTTCTGTGCAGATGGCATCGACATTTGAGGCCAATGAGAAGTTGGCCACCAAGGCTCTGGCGGAGGCAAATGAGCTCCGTGTGGACAAGGCTCGTCTTGAGGAAACACTCCGTAGGATTTCTGAAGAGCACCAGTCAGTTGAAGGAAATTATGAGGCTCGATTGCTAGAAGTTACAGTCCAAGTTACCACGATGAGCAACCAAATAGAGAAGCTGCAATCAGATATACATGACCGAGGCATTCAGCTGGAACGCCACAGAGAGATTGCTGGAAAAACGGAGAGACTCCTCTCGAATGAAATCTCAATGCTCAAAGAGGAGATTAAAGAACAGATTGCCAAGAACAAGATTCTGTTAGAGGAGAAGGGGAGTATGAAAGATGTGGTGCACGAGCTTGAGAGAATGAAAATTTCGATTAAGGAAATGGAGTTGGTTGTGGAGCAAGGGAACGACGAAAAGGTTGAACTCGAGAGCAAAGTCATGGTTATGAAGATGGAGGCTGAAGAGTTGGATAAAGAATTGAACAGACTGAGGTCTCTAGtgaaagaaaaagaacaaaCAACAGGGAATCTGCAGTCGGAGCTGGATTCTCTTCGAGCTCAATGTATGGAATTGAAAGATTCTCTATCAGTTAATGAGGTGGAGAAAGAGGGTTTGAGGAAGCAAGTTTTGCAGTTGAGAAGTGAGCTCAAGAAGAAGGAAGATGCATACAAAATCATAGAGAGGAAAACTAGGGATGGCAGTGGTAGAACAACAGCTGCTGATGCAGTAAAATCTGGTCCAAAGACGAGCAAGCCCGTTTCTCGTGGATCCAAGGAGGCTTCAAATCTGAAGGAGAAAATAAAGTTGCTTGAGGTAAGTAAGTCTGCACTTGTTATGAGTTTTAGCAGACTATTGAATGTATTCATATGTATATACTGATTTCCATTACTGTTTTCAACAGTGTGAAATCAATTTGAAGGAGACTTCTCTTGAAAAATCAGCTCATGCATTTTCGGAGAAAGAAAAGATTCTtcacaaaaaaattgaagagtTGGAGGAAAGACTGAATGTAAAAGAAGTTGAAAAGGTTGGTTAAGTTAGTTGCACGTCGTTTGTTTACCCAGCAAATGATCTCTCTTCGAACTTTTGTTTCACAACAATTTCAATAATGAATTATGCTGCAATGCAGCCACTTTTGGAGGATCAAGCTTCCAAGGGTAGATTGAACGGAGAAGCAGCAGGCAACGGCTTATCAGACATTGAAGAACTGAAAAACGAAATGGGATTAGTAATGGAAAGAAACAAATCAATGGAAAAGGAATTGAAGGAGATGCACGAGAGGTATTCGGACATGAGCCTCAAGTTTGCAGAAGTTGAGGGTGAAAGACAACAGCTTGTAATGAAACTTCGCAATCTAAAGAACATGTCTCCTTCGAAAAATATGTTTGCTCCAGTTAACTGGTAAGGATGTTTAGTGTGACTATTTCATACTCAAAAACTTGTAAATTGtgaaaatttgttgttggttcATTAGAAATAAGATGTAACATACATTTCAAGATTGATCTATACCTTGTAGAGGATGCATTCAGACACAATTCtttcattctatttttcttgTCTTGTAGTATTATATAGCCTGAATGTTGGTTTATAGCTATTGAATTTGGAGTAATTCTTTTGGGTTAAAAGTCGATTGTTGCATATCACGATTAATTTTGGTCAAAATAGTTGTAATGTTTTGCACAAATCAAACATAAATAAAGAAGATATATTGAAGATAAAAGCTACTTTTAACCTTTGAATTAATGATTCATTAATAAGAAAATCAATGAAAGAGATGAAATTGGTAGCTGCACTAGTTAAGGTTTGGTTTAAGATTTACAATTATGCATCAGCAAAACTGTATCTGTTATGCATCTCTAAATTCAACTTGTAACAATTTATGGTATTATCTCTTCCAAAATCAAATAAccaaaaactaaaatttgaatCCACATGTTAAATAAACGcaaatttttgtattatttctaCAAAATCAAACCATATTGCCCTCGTGAAAATAACATGTAACAGAAGATGGAATGGAGCTATCCTTCGAAGTCTGTCACCTAATATTATAATTTCATATAAGGTTTTCTGTCAAATACACAACTACTACTCAACCAAATAAAGTTAGAGATGTAGGATTGTAATTTACTACTCAAGTCCGAAATGCTTTATGTGCAAAGAGAGAAGCACGGCAAGATAGACTTACCGTGTCTCCTTCAATATCAATAGTCTCCAACATTCTTTTCACACGGCCTGGCTCATTAGCAGAAGTTGGGTTTCAGAAAAATCAAGTAAGGATGCATCATAAGGTGCAAGATGGCGAAGAGTAACAGTGAGCAATAACCTCACCTCCAGCGCTGGCATCCTTTGCTTCCAAGTTAGCTCATCTTTTAAACAACACCTGCTGTGTCACGTATAATGTATTACAACTAAATTCGTTTCATGCCATTAAAGAACTATGATCCCTGCCATCttgtcaaaaaaaaaactactgtTCTACCTGGATGCAATTCAGATGGCCATAGAGACATGTGAGATGAACAGTATCGTCATCTAATACTGGTTCATCAATGTTACCATCAAAATTATCTGAAAATGCACATAAGTTCGGAGAGTTAGCAAACAAAACAACCTCAAGCTTTAATTTGCATCATAAATAGTATAGAATGTTTGCTCTGTTGGCTAAACTCAGACTAGCGGTCACTAGCCAGCCATTAGTTTTGATCTTACTGAATAAAACAATTCACCAAAATATGCAGACAACATAAAACAAGATATTTAATTAACATGCACATTCTCACAGGAATCCAGCAAGTAAAAGAACTCCAATAGATTTGCAGAAAAAGGAAGCGAAACAGTTGCCAACATACAGGCAGCCCAAGTTACTGACACTAAGACACCAACCATAATAAAAAAGTCTTGTTTATTAGATTAGCAAGACCAGAATCTGTAATTTAGCACACATCCACATAAGGGAGTTGAGTATGATAAGCCAGACAATTTTCTCACGCCCTCATCACTAAACACAATGATATATCTAAATTCTCCTGATTAAAGACGAACCAACCAATAGTACGAAAACTGATGTTCAAAGTGACTAACAGAGATTAAAGTGCTTAGATTGCTTATAACATGCTATCAGATATGAACAAAGAACAATGTGCCTTGCACTGCTTTATGTATGCCAATGAGGTTATTGAGTATTGTTGTCAGCTTTCCAAATTACATTTGATTTACAAGTAGTACCTGAATATATGTAACCCAAAATTCTAACAGttttttgttaataaaataccATACTGAATCGAAACTAGGATGGGTCTACTGTACACCTTAGAGTGTAAGAAACTTACAGCTTGAACAATGCCCAGGTACACTATCATTTGAATACATCAGCACTACACACCATTAAAGCCAGCAGTCACTAGAGTTGATTCTCTGGGCTTGACTTGCCACAGTCCCATATTCAGCACTAGATGTCAgcaacatcatcaacatcactAGGTGTTCCGGATTAACACTGCTCTTCGGATTTTTCACTTTACGATTCTGAGAAAAGGATAAGATTGAAAAGAAACACCAATCACCAATAATCATTACACGAGCAAAGTCCATCTTTGAAATGATGAAATCTATTTGCATCCCTCAAGATAATCTCACGTCCAGTAATCTTCGAGATTAATTTAATAGCCGTATGACAATCTCCACAAACCCTCAGGTTTTTCATAACTCGAATAGGTACCCCTTCAGGTAATTTCACAAGTCCAAACACCACAGCCAACTTTTCACTGTGATGTGTTAAGTTTTGTGCCTTTTCTTCCTCTTCCACATCATGGAGGGAAAAGGCTCCATCAGGGCTATATCCAGCTTCCCTTAACATTCCACTTAGCTTCTCCCACGTTCTAATAATCAACATATGTTCAGGGTGCGGTGTGCTCTGTCCACCAGTAAACATATGCACCTCTTTGTCCACCTCAATCCAACTACAACCAGGTGATTTGCTAACCTTCCTAcatttcatcttcttcctcagcGTAGCAACATCGCCCCATCTACCTTTTGACGCGTAGATATTTGATAATAGGACAAAGGGACCAGCATTTTTGGGTTCAAGTTGGACAAGCTTCTTCGCGGCAACTTCTGCAAGATCAGAATTCATGTGGTTCCTACATGCACCCATCAGAGAACCCCAAACAATGGCATCTGCCTCTACAGtcatttcatttatcaaattaTAAGCCTCATTCAGTTGGCCAGCTCGCCCAAGCATATCAACCATGCAAGCATAGTGCGCAGTGGTTGGCTCAATCTTATATTTTGACTTCATGGAATCAAATATTTCCTTCCCTTCCTTCACTTTTCCACTGTAACTGCAACCAGATAGAACTCCGATGAATGTTATATCATCTGCATGGATACCTGATGAATACATTTCTCTGAACACTTGTAGCGCCTCATCTCCTAAACCATGTTGGGCATAACCTGTAATAAGAGAGTTCCACATCACTATATCCTTGCAAGAAGATCTATCAAATATTACTTTCGCCTTGACAACATCACCACATTTCATATACATAGTCATCAAAGTAGATGACAAATATACATCATCATCAAACTTGGACCTCAATACTTGGGCATGTATCTGTTTACCATGATCTAGAGTGGCAAGAGTGGCACAAACTGAAAGAATACTGATTAGTGATGGGAAATGTGACTTGACTCCCTCGCTCTGCATCAGACGAAAAAGACTAAGTGCTTCTAATTCAAATCCTTTCCGCTCATAAATCTTAATCATAGCCTCCCAGGTCCCATTATCCTTTTCCCTCATCAGGTCAAAAACTTTCCTTGCTCTAGAAACTTCCCCATTCTCTCCCAACCCAATAACCATTGCATTGCAAGCAACAACTGATTTGATTGGCATAGCCTTGAAAAGCTCCCAGGCATCCTCAGTCCTCGCACATTGAACGTAGCCCATAAGCATTGCCGTCCAAGTTACCTCATTTCTTTCAGGCATGACCTCAAAGAGTTTCCTAGCGATATCTGCCTTCCCATTCTGTACATATCCTGAAATCATCGTTGTCCAAGAAACTACATTTTTCTGCTTCATGCAATCAAATATCTCCCGTGCCTCATCCAACTGACCTTTTGAGCATAGCCCTCCTATCATAGTAGTTTTGGCGACAACATCCTTCACAGGCATCAGATCATAAATtattttagcctcatcaatcCTGCCTTCACGGATCAGCCCATTCAACATTACTGTCCACGATATAACATTCTTCATTGGCATCCGCCAAAATAATGCCTCCGCCTCCGAAACCAAACCTTCTTCCACATACCCCCTAACCATGGCAGTCCAGGTTATGACATTTCTTTCTCTTTCAGGCATTAGATCAAATACTTCTCTAGCTTTCTTTACCATCCTATTCTTAATGTACCCAGAAATCAAGCCATTCCAAGAAACTGTATTCTTTTCTGGCATTGCATCAAACAAGCATTGTGCTTCATTCGGCTGGCAGTACTGAAAGTAGCCAGATATTATAGAGTTCCATGAGGCAATAGTTTTTTGTGGAGTTCGATCAAACAACTTTCGTGCCATTTCAATTTCACCCAGACGGACATAATAAGTGATTTGAGAAGCAGTTGCCATGTCAGTGCAAGAACAATATCCTCTGTATTTAATTCTGAAGCACTGCAGTGACTAAAACTGGGTCAGTTGTCCAACTTCAAAATTTCAACTTAACTGTAGTTTAAAATAACAACATATAAATGTGATTCTACACAATTTTCCCCCTTTCCATCATAGATTTTCAGTCCATAGATATGTTATGAAACTTCTTCATTTCTCCAGTGAATTTTATGAATCGTAGAATGCAACAGATAGATGAAACATTGATGTCATTGTTATGCAAAATaattctcttttccttttagTAAAGCTAAGCCCCTCTTAAAAATGATACTGCATTGCCAGTTTTTTATGCAATCGTTCAATTCTCATGAAAATCATTCACAATAGTTACCAAATACTATACCTAATTACTAGATCATGTACCTTTCTGATATGTGCTTCGGCGGCAGAGGAGCAACAAAAGGATCGGAGGTTTAAGAAGAGAAAGGGAATTGTGTCGAGTTTAGACGAAGCAGTTGCAATGTTGATCAGCGGCTTAAGCACCACAACAGTCGCCATCTCTCGCTGCAGTCTCTCCGACTCTGCTATGTTACTTGAGTGAGTAGGGTATCGCAATCGAATCTTGTGATGTTTCCTAT from Salvia splendens isolate huo1 chromosome 15, SspV2, whole genome shotgun sequence encodes the following:
- the LOC121769468 gene encoding myosin heavy chain, striated muscle-like isoform X2, with translation MSQQVSIQRVHDQREIEENEIASLHSQDRDVDGTVGSNFVEDAPSSKAEFETTLRASSGSDITLSSSGSSSGLETPWEMQMKTEPVEYLSSSTNLGPKSDTPSPVHKEHRRSWEWVRDSAPNDSPTTLKETFLDEEAPDVLIEKLKAEVAVLSRHADMSELELQALRKQIGKESKRGQDHWREVVCLKQERDAFKEECERLRGKTKGNFLFDGVDSQTVVDELRQELSYAKELNTNLLVQLQKTQESNSELILAVRDLEEMLEEKNKEMDGESRQLAVICQLNNTDDDEDDEDQKALEDIVKQHGEVEGTSLLEQEITELRNEIEFYKRDKDELEMQMEQLALDYEVMKQANHDMTCRLEQSQIHEQLKMQYECSSPDTNADELGACIENLEHELQSRTKEYESSLVRISELQGHVSSLEKEVEKRARGFEADVEALTRSKVEQEKRAIRAEETLKQMRWKNANAAERLQDEFRKLSVQMASTFEANEKLATKALAEANELRVDKARLEETLRRISEEHQSVEGNYEARLLEVTVQVTTMSNQIEKLQSDIHDRGIQLERHREIAGKTERLLSNEISMLKEEIKEQIAKNKILLEEKGSMKDVVHELERMKISIKEMELVVEQGNDEKVELESKVMVMKMEAEELDKELNRLRSLVKEKEQTTGNLQSELDSLRAQCMELKDSLSVNEVEKEGLRKQVLQLRSELKKKEDAYKIIERKTRDGSGRTTAADAVKSGPKTSKPVSRGSKEASNLKEKIKLLECEINLKETSLEKSAHAFSEKEKILHKKIEELEERLNVKEVEKPLLEDQASKGRLNGEAAGNGLSDIEELKNEMGLVMERNKSMEKELKEMHERYSDMSLKFAEVEGERQQLVMKLRNLKNMSPSKNMFAPVNW
- the LOC121769469 gene encoding pentatricopeptide repeat-containing protein At1g56690, mitochondrial-like isoform X2 — protein: MATVVVLKPLINIATASSKLDTIPFLFLNLRSFCCSSAAEAHIRKCFRIKYRGYCSCTDMATASQITYYVRLGEIEMARKLFDRTPQKTIASWNSIISGYFQYCQPNEAQCLFDAMPEKNTVSWNGLISGYIKNRMVKKAREVFDLMPERERNVITWTAMVRGYVEEGLVSEAEALFWRMPMKNVISWTVMLNGLIREGRIDEAKIIYDLMPVKDVVAKTTMIGGLCSKGQLDEAREIFDCMKQKNVVSWTTMISGYVQNGKADIARKLFEVMPERNEVTWTAMLMGYVQCARTEDAWELFKAMPIKSVVACNAMVIGLGENGEVSRARKVFDLMREKDNGTWEAMIKIYERKGFELEALSLFRLMQSEGVKSHFPSLISILSVCATLATLDHGKQIHAQVLRSKFDDDVYLSSTLMTMYMKCGDVVKAKVIFDRSSCKDIVMWNSLITGYAQHGLGDEALQVFREMYSSGIHADDITFIGVLSGCSYSGKVKEGKEIFDSMKSKYKIEPTTAHYACMVDMLGRAGQLNEAYNLINEMTVEADAIVWGSLMGACRNHMNSDLAEVAAKKLVQLEPKNAGPFVLLSNIYASKGRWGDVATLRKKMKCRKVSKSPGCSWIEVDKEVHMFTGGQSTPHPEHMLIIRTWEKLSGMLREAGYSPDGAFSLHDVEEEEKAQNLTHHSEKLAVVFGLVKLPEGVPIRVMKNLRVCGDCHTAIKLISKITGREIILRDANRFHHFKDGLCSCNDYW
- the LOC121769469 gene encoding pentatricopeptide repeat-containing protein At1g56690, mitochondrial-like isoform X1, whose amino-acid sequence is MATVVVLKPLINIATASSKLDTIPFLFLNLRSFCCSSAAEAHIRKSLQCFRIKYRGYCSCTDMATASQITYYVRLGEIEMARKLFDRTPQKTIASWNSIISGYFQYCQPNEAQCLFDAMPEKNTVSWNGLISGYIKNRMVKKAREVFDLMPERERNVITWTAMVRGYVEEGLVSEAEALFWRMPMKNVISWTVMLNGLIREGRIDEAKIIYDLMPVKDVVAKTTMIGGLCSKGQLDEAREIFDCMKQKNVVSWTTMISGYVQNGKADIARKLFEVMPERNEVTWTAMLMGYVQCARTEDAWELFKAMPIKSVVACNAMVIGLGENGEVSRARKVFDLMREKDNGTWEAMIKIYERKGFELEALSLFRLMQSEGVKSHFPSLISILSVCATLATLDHGKQIHAQVLRSKFDDDVYLSSTLMTMYMKCGDVVKAKVIFDRSSCKDIVMWNSLITGYAQHGLGDEALQVFREMYSSGIHADDITFIGVLSGCSYSGKVKEGKEIFDSMKSKYKIEPTTAHYACMVDMLGRAGQLNEAYNLINEMTVEADAIVWGSLMGACRNHMNSDLAEVAAKKLVQLEPKNAGPFVLLSNIYASKGRWGDVATLRKKMKCRKVSKSPGCSWIEVDKEVHMFTGGQSTPHPEHMLIIRTWEKLSGMLREAGYSPDGAFSLHDVEEEEKAQNLTHHSEKLAVVFGLVKLPEGVPIRVMKNLRVCGDCHTAIKLISKITGREIILRDANRFHHFKDGLCSCNDYW